One window of the Manihot esculenta cultivar AM560-2 chromosome 14, M.esculenta_v8, whole genome shotgun sequence genome contains the following:
- the LOC110599971 gene encoding uncharacterized protein LOC110599971: MSCLALALQPANGSDILIQTREWFPPARALVATSAFRKTRFAFAASKLNPNNPNHYSDDSAADSIGDDPLAASSGQLIVGVESRYRVVYRLVNGIYVLGITTADQDNSINVFECIHIVNQSVSVIVTACRGVDVTPEKLNRKYAEIYMALDIVLRGVSNIRLAAMLASMHGDGIAKMVHSLLDTENKIRGAETWPAVEVHAAEHQASIEAFSNVRFELPAETIAAGDEVAASLAPVASEQQDQKPEKQEEPEAPKDPFAASDSLNKQEDLVGEFKKDKNQSTDLSLALAGLEVTTLPPAEATQATHINVEGFEGDYGGIEFSSEQASLGETFEGFSDAWGGGLDASEFVGPKKIPKQQGLGGLELLQTGDSGDKAAAAKAASGAAGTPLENLLVQRTEMKGPEMYIVEEINAEFRESLLARVGLMGVVYLRTLPPKTAGDKETEFSFRVDNTSAVKRFIMQSSKVSSLGNGMFHVRTAPSDEPLPILKYSLLPRLTPLPLRVRLIQRRSGTLLSMMIQYASNPDLQVPLSDVTFILKLPVDPTLLKVSPKAVLNRAERELKWHVPEIPLKGSPGRLRARIPVDSSEGEGDEEIEAFGYVNFSMQGTTLSGVCLQPATEGKTDFYEVSHTYKSGVYMCN; this comes from the coding sequence ATGTCCTGCCTGGCCCTCGCTCTCCAACCCGCCAACGGATCCGACATCCTCATCCAGACCCGAGAGTGGTTCCCGCCTGCACGCGCCCTTGTCGCCACCTCCGCCTTCCGGAAAACTCGCTTCGCATTTGCCGCTTCCAAACTTAACCCTAACAACCCCAATCACTATTCCGACGATTCCGCTGCCGACTCCATCGGTGATGACCCCCTTGCCGCCTCTAGCGGTCAGCTTATTGTTGGCGTTGAGAGCCGTTACCGTGTCGTGTACCGACTAGTCAACGGAATCTACGTGCTGGGCATCACCACAGCCGATCAGGACAATTCCATCAACGTATTCGAGTGCATCCACATTGTGAATCAATCGGTAAGCGTCATTGTCACTGCTTGCCGCGGCGTGGATGTCACACCTGAAAAGCTGAATCGGAAATATGCGGAGATCTATATGGCGTTGGATATTGTACTGCGTGGTGTGAGCAATATTAGGCTTGCGGCTATGCTCGCGTCGATGCACGGAGATGGAATTGCTAAAATGGTTCACTCTCTTTTAGATACAGAGAATAAAATTCGAGGGGCTGAAACTTGGCCTGCAGTGGAAGTGCACGCTGCTGAGCATCAGGCCAGCATAGAGGCATTTTCCAATGTAAGATTTGAGTTGCCAGCAGAGACGATTGCAGCGGGCGATGAGGTTGCGGCAAGTCTTGCACCTGTGGCAAGTGAGCAACAGGATCAGAAGCCAGAGAAACAGGAGGAACCTGAGGCACCAAAAGATCCATTCGCGGCAAGTGATTCACTAAACAAACAGGAAGATTTGGTGGGTGAATTTAAGAAGGATAAGAATCAATCCACTGATTTATCACTTGCATTGGCGGGGCTGGAGGTGACGACATTGCCACCTGCAGAGGCAACACAAGCTACACATATAAATGTGGAGGGATTTGAAGGGGATTATGGTGGTATTGAGTTCAGCAGCGAGCAAGCTTCTTTAGGAGAAACTTTTGAAGGGTTCAGTGATGCTTGGGGTGGAGGATTGGACGCATCAGAGTTTGTTGGACCAAAGAAAATTCCAAAACAACAAGGTCTTGGTGGACTTGAATTGCTGCAAACTGGAGATAGTGGTGATAAGGCTGCTGCAGCAAAGGCTGCAAGTGGAGCGGCAGGCACTCCTCTTGAGAATCTTTTGGTTCAGAGAACTGAAATGAAAGGTCCGGAAATGTACATTGTTGAAGAAATTAACGCAGAGTTTAGGGAGTCATTGCTTGCAAGAGTTGGATTAATGGGTGTTGTTTACTTGAGAACATTGCCGCCAAAAACTGCAGGTGATAAAGAAACTGAGTTTTCATTTCGGGTTGATAACACAAGTGCAGTTAAAAGATTCATTATGCAGAGTTCAAAGGTTAGCAGCCTGGGTAATGGGATGTTTCATGTGAGGACTGCACCATCTGACGAGCCTTTACCAATATTGAAGTATAGTCTGCTACCTAGGTTAACCCCATTGCCATTGAGAGTTCGTCTTATACAACGTCGTAGTGGGACTTTACTTTCCATGATGATTCAGTATGCTTCAAACCCAGACTTGCAAGTGCCACTTAGTGATGTaacatttattttgaaattaccAGTTGACCCAACATTGTTGAAAGTTTCGCCTAAAGCTGTGTTGAATAGGGCTGAGAGAGAATTAAAATGGCATGTGCCAGAGATTCCACTCAAAGGTTCTCCTGGGCGGTTGAGGGCAAGGATACCTGTGGATTCTAGTGAGGGAGAGGGTGATGAAGAAATTGAGGCATTTGGTTATGTTAATTTTTCCATGCAAGGGACTACGTTATCTGGGGTCTGTCTACAGCCTGCTACTGAGGGTAAAACAGACTTTTATGAGGTTAGTCACACATATAAGAGTGGGGTTTATATGTGCAATTGA